In the Paralichthys olivaceus isolate ysfri-2021 chromosome 15, ASM2471397v2, whole genome shotgun sequence genome, one interval contains:
- the si:dkey-251i10.1 gene encoding ADP/ATP translocase 2 — protein MSETAISFAKDFLAGGISAAISKTAVAPIERVKLLLQVQHASKQITADKQYKGIVDCVVRIPKEQGFLSFWRGNLANVIRYFPTQALNFAFKDKYKKIFLDGVDKRTQFWRYFAGNLASGGAAGATSLCFVYPLDFARTRLAADVGKAGAGREFNGLGDCLVKIFKSDGLRGLYQGFNVSVQGIIIYRAAYFGIYDTAKGMLPDAKNTSILVSWMIAQSVTAVAGLTSYPFDTVRRRMMMQSGRKGADIMYSGTIDCWRKIARDEGGKAFFKGALSNVLRGMGGAFVLVLYDELKKVI, from the exons ATGAGTGAGACGGCAATCTCTTTCGCCAAGGACTTCTTGGCCGGTGGCATCTCCGCCGCCATCTCCAAGACAGCCGTCGCCCCTATCGAGAGAGTGAAGCTTCTCCTTCAG GTCCAGCACGCCAGTAAGCAGATCACTGCAGATAAGCAGTACAAGGGTATTGTCGACTGCGTTGTCCGTATCCCCAAGGAGCAGGGATTCCTTTCCTTCTGGAGAGGTAACCTTGCCAATGTCATCAGATACTTCCCCACCCAGGCCCTCAACTTCGCCTTCAAGGACAAGTACAAGAAGATCTTCCTTGATGGCGTCGACAAGCGCACCCAGTTCTGGAGGTACTTCGCCGGTAACCTGGCATCTGGCGGTGCTGCTGGAGCCACCTCTCTGTGTTTCGTGTACCCCCTTGACTTCGCCCGTACCCGTCTCGCCGCCGACGTGGGAAAGGCTGGAGCAGGGAGAGAGTTCAACGGTCTGGGTGACTGCCTGGTGAAGATCTTCAAGTCTGATGGTCTCAGAGGCCTGTACCAGGGCTtcaatgtgtctgtgcagggtATCATCATCTACAGAGCTGCATACTTTGGCATCTACGACACAGCTAAGG GTATGCTCCCAGATGCCAAGAACACCAGCATATTGGTGAGCTGGATGATTGCTCAGTCTGTGACAGCTGTCGCTGGACTGACTTCATACCCCTTCGACACAGTCCGTAGACGTATGATGATGCAGTCTGGACGCAAAGGAG CTGACATCATGTACAGCGGAACCATCGACTGCTGGCGCAAGATCGCACGGGACGAGGGTGGTAAAGCTTTCTTCAAGGGAGCCTTGTCCAATGTGCTCAGAGGCATGGGCGGCGCCTTTGTGCTGGTGCTGTACGATGAGCTGAAGAAAGTCATCTAA